Proteins from a single region of Dyadobacter fanqingshengii:
- a CDS encoding glycosyltransferase, whose translation MLEIKTTSDVRVLVLIVLYKCRPHECHTIVSLSKQKESANLNVRYIVWDNSPAGLDKSDCERLQTLLPCEYISTPVNTGLAKLYNTVVSSNDFDYIILLDQDSNLPDTYFYSLSNAIQENPALNLFLPLVMNGERIVSPGNFHFFKGKHWAAPRAGVIKAKNIIGVTSGMTINKKYFNKTGYKFDERLILYGIDTKFLLDYASREKELYVLDSVIAHNSALWSKTSADDLLPRFRNFQKAWQIILSDRPFAQFLNYIFALYSRLKLSLKYRDVRFIRS comes from the coding sequence ATGTTGGAAATCAAAACAACATCTGATGTACGAGTGCTTGTCCTTATCGTTTTGTATAAGTGCCGTCCGCATGAGTGCCATACGATCGTAAGCTTAAGTAAGCAGAAGGAAAGTGCAAATTTAAATGTACGTTATATCGTCTGGGATAATAGTCCTGCCGGGCTGGATAAATCTGACTGCGAAAGATTGCAGACACTCCTACCCTGTGAATATATTTCTACTCCTGTCAACACAGGTTTAGCGAAACTATACAACACCGTAGTTTCTTCCAATGACTTCGATTATATCATTCTGCTTGATCAAGACAGCAATTTACCAGATACTTATTTCTATTCTCTATCGAATGCTATACAGGAAAATCCGGCCCTAAATCTTTTTTTACCTCTCGTAATGAACGGCGAGCGAATAGTTAGTCCTGGTAATTTTCATTTTTTTAAAGGCAAACATTGGGCTGCCCCACGAGCTGGCGTTATTAAAGCTAAAAACATAATTGGTGTAACAAGTGGTATGACGATAAATAAAAAATATTTTAATAAAACTGGTTACAAGTTCGATGAGAGGCTTATTCTATATGGAATTGACACCAAATTTCTGCTGGATTATGCTTCGAGAGAGAAGGAACTGTATGTTTTAGACAGTGTAATTGCACACAACTCGGCATTGTGGTCTAAAACATCCGCTGATGACCTGTTACCTCGGTTTAGGAATTTTCAGAAAGCCTGGCAAATCATTTTGAGTGACAGGCCATTCGCTCAATTCCTCAATTATATTTTCGCTTTATATTCCCGGTTGAAACTTTCTTTAAAGTACAGGGATGTAAGATTTATCAGGTCATAG
- a CDS encoding O-antigen ligase family protein, protein MNSLSIITKDKSLWLPALLIGVLFALVPSLIFKYSFYVLFLITLLGFYLVVSRKAGVTTMIFAYSLMIPSTSSTIGLGATRYIAPLFVVTMILVYWLFTKNRVKYKFSFAQWIILPLLLFSFFNSARNNTVDEFVRIILFLISTFGIFYLTLLDKTNIKQFYALLDLIFYLTIIFVILEVLFIYTPYQIIYSEKFVDLQERAKGLTGHPLVFSGFISFYLAALFVKGIILKHWSWFNMIMCVPFLILSASRTGLILAVASVFIYIFLEKKYKNSTFLITSVIAALAVLILFPYIIDLINSTSLRRIQTANVDQRLGAYSVVANIFASNIFGIGFSIDALKNELAHGGFSLDSKFNSSFLVFDNAYLTLLTGYGILSLLFYVVFVNPVRFCLKHKALGFSKISNSALLLFAIWFLQNFSFDSIFYFPVNGFYFILMGLLVKQIQQEKASIKRSRIEAHVLNEAH, encoded by the coding sequence ATGAATAGCCTCAGTATTATAACAAAGGATAAAAGTCTCTGGCTGCCTGCGCTGCTGATAGGAGTTCTATTCGCTTTGGTGCCGTCGCTAATCTTCAAGTACTCGTTTTACGTCCTATTCCTAATAACCTTATTAGGTTTTTACCTGGTAGTTTCTCGTAAGGCCGGAGTTACGACGATGATATTTGCTTACAGCTTGATGATCCCATCCACTTCAAGCACCATTGGCTTAGGAGCGACCAGATACATTGCGCCTCTGTTTGTAGTAACAATGATTTTAGTTTATTGGCTATTCACAAAGAACAGGGTAAAATACAAATTCAGTTTTGCGCAATGGATCATCCTTCCGCTGCTTTTATTTTCATTTTTCAATTCTGCCAGAAACAATACAGTTGATGAGTTTGTCAGGATCATTCTGTTTTTAATATCGACTTTTGGTATCTTTTATCTGACGCTTCTTGACAAGACTAACATTAAGCAGTTCTATGCGCTGCTGGATCTGATTTTCTACCTTACCATTATTTTCGTTATTTTGGAGGTATTATTTATTTACACGCCATACCAAATAATTTATTCTGAAAAATTTGTGGATTTACAGGAACGTGCTAAGGGTTTGACCGGCCATCCGCTTGTATTTTCAGGATTTATTTCTTTCTACCTAGCAGCTCTATTTGTGAAGGGCATAATATTGAAGCATTGGAGTTGGTTTAACATGATTATGTGTGTGCCATTTTTAATATTGTCTGCTTCCAGGACGGGATTGATTCTTGCTGTGGCTTCTGTATTCATTTATATTTTCCTCGAAAAAAAATATAAAAATAGCACATTCTTAATTACTTCTGTAATTGCAGCTTTGGCTGTACTGATCTTGTTTCCGTATATCATTGACCTTATTAATAGCACATCGCTAAGGCGGATTCAGACAGCTAATGTAGATCAAAGGCTTGGCGCATATTCTGTTGTTGCCAATATCTTTGCAAGCAATATTTTCGGAATCGGTTTCTCAATTGACGCCCTTAAAAATGAGTTAGCCCATGGAGGTTTCAGCCTTGACTCCAAGTTCAACAGTTCATTTTTGGTATTTGACAATGCCTATCTTACGTTGTTAACAGGCTATGGAATATTATCTTTGCTGTTCTATGTAGTATTTGTAAATCCAGTGAGGTTTTGTCTGAAACATAAGGCGCTTGGATTTAGTAAGATTTCAAATTCGGCCTTATTACTTTTTGCAATCTGGTTTTTACAGAATTTCTCTTTTGACAGTATCTTCTATTTCCCAGTAAATGGTTTTTACTTTATTCTCATGGGACTTTTGGTTAAACAAATACAGCAGGAAAAAGCCTCTATTAAACGTAGTAGAATAGAAGCTCATGTTTTAAACGAGGCGCATTAA
- a CDS encoding flippase: MAKGKGFIQNISWNLLGAIFPLIVSIYAIPKLIAGYGDVRFGLLTLIWSIIGYFSIFDFGMGRALTKLVAERLGTEKEDELPDLTLTSVFLIGLMGIVAGIVLILSSKAILSNFLHIDGALLEESQKALQILALALPTVVLQAGIIGLLEAHNEFKAISTIRLFLGLFNFLGPVVALYWSNDLYIVTLILAAARIISTGLYLNRCFSLNILTFRNARIKFLYCKYLFRYGAWVTVSNVISPLMVQLDRFIIGSFISVSKIAYYTVPADAINKLSVAPTALISVMFPTFANVWGSSKREYGSSLFWRTSVVMLNAILPVCVIFVLFAHEGLNLWLGKTFAIESTAIVQFLAIGFLLNSLARVPHALLQSVGRPDITAKLHIIELPLYLLALWLLLSDWGVQGAAIAWSFRMFIDFFLLLYISGKTLPEVKPACNKILIVTLLAIVPIIGTMLITALTWKIIIAVLVVIISGAALFKQLLSFQSHYLKLA; the protein is encoded by the coding sequence GTGGCTAAAGGAAAAGGCTTTATACAGAACATTTCCTGGAATTTGCTGGGAGCAATCTTTCCATTGATTGTCTCAATCTATGCAATTCCAAAACTGATCGCAGGGTACGGAGATGTACGTTTTGGACTTCTAACGCTCATATGGTCGATCATTGGCTATTTCAGTATTTTCGACTTTGGAATGGGCCGCGCGCTTACCAAACTGGTAGCGGAGCGTCTGGGCACAGAAAAAGAAGATGAGCTTCCAGACTTAACGTTAACATCGGTTTTTCTAATCGGTCTGATGGGAATAGTTGCAGGAATAGTTTTGATTCTATCCTCTAAAGCGATTTTAAGCAATTTCTTACATATTGATGGCGCATTGCTTGAAGAGTCTCAGAAGGCGTTACAAATACTAGCACTGGCACTACCAACAGTGGTTCTTCAAGCTGGTATCATAGGCCTGCTCGAAGCCCATAATGAATTTAAGGCAATCAGCACTATACGACTGTTTCTAGGCTTATTTAATTTTCTCGGGCCAGTTGTTGCATTGTATTGGTCAAACGATTTGTACATCGTAACATTAATTTTAGCTGCTGCAAGAATTATTTCAACCGGGTTATATCTAAACCGTTGTTTTAGTTTAAATATTCTAACATTTCGAAACGCCCGCATCAAGTTTTTATATTGCAAATATTTATTTAGATATGGTGCATGGGTAACAGTTAGCAATGTAATTAGCCCTCTTATGGTACAATTGGATAGATTCATCATAGGGTCATTTATCTCTGTATCTAAAATAGCATATTACACTGTTCCGGCCGACGCTATTAATAAACTCAGCGTTGCACCGACTGCACTCATTTCTGTAATGTTTCCAACTTTTGCAAATGTTTGGGGCAGCTCAAAGCGCGAATATGGTAGCTCATTATTTTGGAGAACTTCCGTTGTAATGCTGAATGCTATTCTTCCAGTTTGCGTAATATTTGTATTATTTGCTCATGAAGGGCTTAACCTTTGGTTAGGCAAAACCTTTGCAATTGAAAGTACTGCCATTGTTCAATTCCTCGCCATCGGTTTTTTGTTAAATAGCCTGGCAAGAGTTCCGCACGCTTTGCTTCAAAGTGTTGGACGTCCAGACATAACAGCGAAGTTGCACATAATCGAGCTTCCCCTATACCTTCTTGCACTTTGGCTACTATTATCTGACTGGGGTGTACAAGGTGCAGCAATTGCATGGTCATTCAGGATGTTTATTGACTTTTTTCTTTTATTATATATTTCAGGAAAAACATTACCCGAAGTTAAGCCCGCGTGTAATAAAATTTTGATTGTTACATTATTGGCAATAGTTCCGATAATCGGAACAATGCTAATTACTGCTTTGACATGGAAAATCATAATTGCAGTGTTAGTTGTTATCATTTCGGGCGCCGCACTGTTCAAACAATTACTTTCTTTTCAATCGCACTATTTGAAGCTTGCTTAG
- a CDS encoding GumC family protein yields the protein MRDNSANLTTIDSIDHVEQEFNLKEYLLRYVRYWYLFPIFIFLSLIVAFLYLQVTQPVYSTKTSILIKDENKGLSGAQGDILSELSTQFGGNKLVENELEIIKSQTLMEQVIKELRLDVSYTAKQGLSTINLYRTTPITIVPEVVTPFGFQEPMIVHLVDSLHFRFNDEEQLFSYNQRFNNAWGAFIVTKNKAGVDNSVDKIQVHFTEVKNLAEHMLERLTVQQPNVKSTVLELTFEDSDVQRSKDVLNKLLDVYVQSSLTDKNSEASNTLKFIENRLGLITGELGDVEKDVESYKTTQGITDISAESQLFLENIKENDSKLNEVNTKISILESVDNYISNAGEGAVAPATYMIDDPVLVSLLTKFNELELQRERYARTTSPNNPLLQTINTQLAGTRQSIKENVQNLKRGMAVTKRNLEGINTRFSAGLRSIPKKEREFVGIKRQQSIKEELYLYLLQKREETALAYASTVTDSRLIDAPISTFRPVKPRKAVIWLGAGVSGFIIPVLIINLLFLLNNTVQRREEIEKSTNTSILGEIGQMKKSGENPQGEDTIIKMTSRSAVAEQFRALRTNLQYLGDGSCRVIMFTSSIGGEGKSFVSVNLAASLAYSDKRVLLIGLDLRKPTLHERLQVSNKTGASNCLIGQGSYNDFIQSTGVHPKFDVLTSGPIPPNPSELLSNGKLPVMLEELKTQYDYILIDSPPYGLVTDSALIAQYVDATLYIVRYNYTLLDHLRRIGEIHQSRRFANLSVIFNGVNYGAGYGYGYGYGGYGYGYYSEDSDSKATSVTAKIKKLVS from the coding sequence ATGAGAGACAATAGCGCTAATCTTACTACGATTGATTCCATCGATCACGTGGAACAAGAATTTAATCTGAAAGAGTATCTTTTACGATATGTCCGTTACTGGTATTTGTTTCCTATTTTCATCTTTTTGTCACTTATTGTGGCATTTCTTTACCTTCAGGTAACGCAGCCTGTTTACAGCACAAAAACCAGCATTCTTATTAAAGACGAGAATAAAGGTTTGAGTGGCGCTCAAGGTGATATATTATCAGAACTAAGCACCCAATTTGGCGGAAACAAGTTAGTAGAGAATGAGCTTGAGATTATTAAGTCTCAAACTTTGATGGAGCAAGTTATTAAAGAGCTACGACTGGATGTTTCCTACACTGCGAAGCAAGGGTTAAGCACCATCAATTTATATCGAACTACGCCTATTACGATTGTTCCGGAAGTAGTCACTCCTTTTGGCTTTCAAGAGCCAATGATTGTCCATCTTGTTGACAGCCTTCATTTTCGATTCAATGATGAAGAGCAGCTATTCTCTTATAATCAAAGATTCAATAATGCTTGGGGCGCTTTCATCGTGACCAAAAACAAAGCGGGAGTTGATAATTCTGTCGACAAGATTCAAGTCCACTTTACGGAGGTTAAGAATTTGGCGGAACATATGCTTGAGCGATTAACTGTTCAACAACCGAATGTGAAAAGCACTGTTCTTGAACTAACATTTGAAGACTCTGATGTTCAAAGATCCAAAGACGTGCTAAATAAATTGTTGGATGTATACGTGCAATCCTCACTTACTGATAAAAATAGTGAAGCCAGTAATACGCTGAAATTTATTGAAAACCGGCTTGGGTTAATAACTGGTGAGTTAGGGGATGTGGAAAAAGATGTTGAATCTTATAAAACTACCCAAGGTATCACAGATATCAGCGCTGAGTCTCAATTGTTTCTCGAAAACATCAAAGAAAACGATTCAAAACTGAATGAAGTTAATACCAAGATCAGCATCCTCGAGAGTGTAGACAATTACATTTCGAATGCCGGAGAAGGTGCTGTTGCTCCTGCAACGTATATGATTGATGATCCCGTTTTAGTATCACTGTTAACAAAATTCAATGAGCTGGAGCTTCAAAGAGAAAGATACGCCAGAACGACATCTCCGAACAACCCACTTCTTCAGACAATCAACACGCAGCTTGCGGGAACCCGTCAATCTATTAAAGAAAACGTCCAAAATCTAAAACGAGGAATGGCGGTTACTAAAAGAAATTTGGAGGGAATTAATACAAGATTTTCTGCTGGATTGAGAAGCATTCCAAAAAAAGAAAGAGAGTTTGTTGGAATTAAAAGGCAGCAGTCAATTAAGGAGGAGCTTTATCTATATCTACTTCAAAAAAGAGAAGAAACAGCATTGGCCTATGCATCTACTGTTACCGACAGCCGTCTTATCGATGCACCTATATCAACTTTCAGACCGGTTAAACCTAGAAAGGCAGTTATCTGGCTGGGAGCAGGAGTTTCAGGATTTATTATTCCAGTTTTGATTATCAATCTTCTTTTCTTATTGAATAACACCGTACAGAGAAGAGAGGAAATCGAAAAGTCTACAAACACCTCAATTTTAGGTGAGATAGGTCAGATGAAAAAGAGTGGTGAGAATCCACAGGGAGAAGATACGATTATTAAAATGACCAGCAGAAGTGCTGTTGCAGAGCAATTCCGCGCTTTACGAACAAACTTGCAATATCTTGGTGATGGAAGCTGCCGGGTAATCATGTTCACGTCATCAATCGGAGGAGAAGGTAAAAGCTTTGTCAGCGTGAATCTTGCGGCCAGCCTTGCCTACTCAGATAAGCGCGTATTGCTAATAGGGCTTGATTTGAGAAAACCAACGCTTCATGAACGCTTGCAAGTGTCTAATAAAACGGGAGCATCAAATTGCCTTATAGGACAAGGCAGTTACAATGACTTTATCCAATCAACTGGTGTGCACCCGAAATTTGATGTTCTCACAAGCGGTCCGATACCGCCCAACCCATCAGAACTATTAAGTAATGGCAAATTGCCTGTAATGCTGGAGGAATTGAAAACGCAATACGATTATATTTTAATTGACTCACCACCGTATGGGTTGGTAACCGATTCTGCTTTGATAGCGCAATATGTTGACGCAACATTGTATATCGTTCGGTACAATTATACATTGCTTGACCACCTGCGAAGAATTGGAGAAATTCACCAATCACGTCGATTTGCAAATTTATCTGTGATTTTCAATGGTGTGAATTACGGTGCCGGGTACGGCTATGGATATGGATACGGTGGATACGGATATGGATATTACTCCGAAGATTCGGATTCAAAAGCAACATCAGTTACAGCAAAAATTAAGAAACTTGTCAGTTAA
- a CDS encoding polysaccharide biosynthesis/export family protein has product MILTYKTFKKSIPAAMLVICFFAIILTNSSCVSPKSIVYFQGDSAAFSSQEITQKYIPMIQPSDILSIIVGSLNAEANEVFNAPNTFTTASTNYSNVGGPRVQPLGYLVDVDGNIEVPLVGKMHVAGMRTTDAADTIRARLVNYLKEPSVIVRNLNFKVSVLGEVKLPAVYVIPDEKISLPEVLSLAGDLTIYGNRNNVMIIREEQGKRQYARIDLTSRDIFNSPYYYIHKNDVIYVEPVKARMLDTDSRIRTVPLVVTIVGGISTVGILILNLVRL; this is encoded by the coding sequence ATGATTTTAACTTACAAAACTTTTAAGAAGTCGATTCCGGCAGCTATGCTTGTTATCTGCTTTTTTGCAATTATTCTTACCAACTCCTCTTGCGTATCCCCAAAGTCAATTGTATATTTCCAAGGCGACTCTGCTGCTTTTTCTTCGCAAGAAATCACTCAGAAATACATTCCGATGATTCAGCCAAGCGACATTCTTTCTATTATCGTAGGAAGTTTAAATGCTGAGGCAAATGAGGTTTTTAACGCGCCTAATACTTTTACGACAGCAAGCACAAACTATTCCAATGTTGGTGGGCCGAGAGTGCAGCCATTAGGATATCTGGTAGACGTTGATGGCAACATTGAAGTTCCGTTAGTTGGTAAAATGCATGTTGCAGGCATGAGAACGACGGACGCCGCTGACACTATCAGAGCGAGGTTGGTAAACTATCTCAAAGAGCCTTCCGTCATTGTTAGAAATTTAAACTTCAAAGTTTCCGTATTAGGAGAAGTTAAGCTACCCGCAGTTTACGTAATCCCTGACGAAAAAATATCGCTTCCAGAAGTACTAAGTCTTGCAGGAGATTTGACCATTTATGGAAATCGGAACAACGTAATGATCATACGGGAGGAACAAGGCAAGCGTCAGTACGCAAGAATAGACCTTACATCCAGAGATATCTTTAACTCTCCATACTACTACATTCATAAAAATGATGTCATTTATGTCGAACCTGTAAAGGCTAGAATGCTTGACACCGATAGCAGAATTCGCACTGTCCCATTAGTCGTTACAATAGTTGGTGGGATAAGCACCGTTGGAATTTTGATTTTGAATTTGGTGCGTTTATAA
- a CDS encoding tyrosine-protein phosphatase, translating to MLDWIFKNKTKKQINLAHLGIDIHSHILPGIDDGVETIEEAVAMAAKMRDLGYTHVVTTPHIIWDCYKNTPEIISSKLDEVKTAVRAAGLDIVIGAAAEYFIDEHFMQMLINRETLLTLPGNRLLVELPYSTPLLNLAETLFSIIEFGYQPVLAHPERYTYFHSDLPMYRKLSDQGCELQVNILSLTGYYGDNISKIAEWLLRNDLITFIGTDAHKIQHLNMIQQSDRHKWVSTYPFQNEKLVGLW from the coding sequence ATGTTAGACTGGATATTTAAAAATAAAACTAAAAAACAGATTAATCTTGCCCATTTAGGTATAGATATACATTCTCATATATTGCCGGGAATTGATGATGGCGTAGAAACTATTGAAGAAGCGGTTGCAATGGCTGCAAAAATGCGGGACCTGGGTTATACCCACGTTGTCACTACTCCGCACATCATTTGGGATTGCTACAAGAATACACCTGAGATTATTTCTTCTAAACTAGATGAAGTTAAAACGGCCGTGCGCGCTGCCGGTTTGGATATAGTGATTGGTGCTGCCGCTGAGTATTTTATTGATGAACACTTTATGCAAATGCTTATCAACAGGGAGACATTGTTAACCCTGCCTGGCAACAGGTTGCTTGTGGAATTACCCTACTCTACGCCACTGCTAAACCTGGCGGAGACCTTGTTTTCGATTATAGAATTTGGCTACCAGCCTGTACTGGCCCATCCCGAACGTTACACGTATTTCCATTCGGATTTGCCTATGTACCGGAAATTGAGTGACCAAGGTTGTGAGCTGCAAGTGAACATTTTGTCATTGACCGGCTATTACGGTGACAATATCAGCAAAATCGCGGAATGGCTCCTGCGCAATGACTTGATCACATTTATAGGAACCGATGCACACAAAATCCAGCACTTGAATATGATTCAACAAAGCGATCGCCATAAATGGGTTTCTACCTATCCTTTTCAAAATGAAAAACTTGTTGGTTTGTGGTAG
- a CDS encoding capsule assembly Wzi family protein: protein MKIFAYITIAWLSFNSVVAQSSRLSAGLEAQAGLTSDATVPFWLRSNQFGSIPLNGPSISLIGRAQVNYDSTKSSLLKWKTGVEGRFNVGKEHNFTLIQGYAGVKIGIFELQAGRTRDVVGLVDTTLSSGAFSISGNALGIPKVQFAIPDFYELPFANGLLAFKGSLAHGWLGEIPLQYGRIKSAKTQFHHKSFYGRIGGKNWRMKLYAGFNHQVFFGNESRIWANFDLSAAQTYKHVVLGKAWNYSKVGNHMGSMDAAIDYDTDKMKFLLYHQFFYEVGGLAHLSNLRDGLTGFSVTNKKKPSEQFIISKGLLEFFFSRNQGGESWSPITPSGDEDYYNNYLYTQGWSYKGLGLGNPLITTTNDLREGLPRYPTDYFTNNRVVALHLSLVISNLLWQFHTRLTYTNNYGTFGTSENGHTAGERHTPPIYGIFPQTPQFMGYVKIVRNLRKDTILSLTIAADSGKLLHASQGMFLTAAKAFR from the coding sequence ATGAAAATATTTGCCTATATAACCATTGCTTGGTTATCTTTTAATTCTGTGGTAGCTCAGTCCTCCCGTTTGAGCGCTGGATTAGAAGCTCAAGCAGGTCTTACAAGTGATGCAACCGTTCCCTTCTGGCTCAGATCAAATCAATTTGGAAGTATTCCACTAAACGGTCCTTCAATTAGTTTGATTGGCAGGGCTCAGGTAAATTACGATTCAACAAAGTCTTCCTTATTAAAGTGGAAGACTGGCGTAGAAGGGCGATTTAATGTTGGTAAAGAGCATAATTTCACATTAATTCAGGGATATGCAGGTGTCAAGATCGGCATATTCGAACTACAAGCTGGCCGTACAAGGGATGTTGTAGGTCTCGTTGACACTACCCTTTCTTCAGGTGCATTTTCGATATCTGGGAACGCTCTCGGCATACCTAAAGTACAATTTGCTATTCCTGACTTTTACGAGCTTCCATTTGCCAATGGGCTCCTGGCTTTTAAGGGAAGCCTTGCACATGGATGGCTGGGAGAAATACCACTGCAATACGGTAGAATCAAATCCGCAAAAACGCAGTTTCATCACAAATCATTTTATGGAAGGATTGGTGGCAAAAATTGGAGAATGAAGTTGTATGCAGGCTTTAATCACCAAGTCTTTTTTGGAAATGAGAGCCGGATCTGGGCTAATTTTGATCTGAGTGCAGCGCAGACTTACAAACATGTGGTATTAGGAAAAGCCTGGAATTACAGCAAGGTCGGAAACCATATGGGATCAATGGATGCGGCGATTGACTATGATACTGATAAAATGAAGTTCTTATTGTACCATCAGTTCTTCTACGAGGTTGGTGGACTTGCACATCTTTCTAACTTACGGGATGGCTTAACAGGATTTAGCGTTACCAATAAAAAGAAACCTTCGGAGCAGTTTATCATTAGCAAAGGCTTGTTGGAATTTTTTTTCAGCAGGAATCAAGGAGGAGAATCCTGGTCGCCAATTACACCTTCGGGCGATGAAGACTATTATAACAACTATTTATATACTCAGGGGTGGTCATACAAAGGATTGGGACTTGGCAACCCGTTAATTACGACAACTAACGATTTGAGGGAAGGCCTTCCTCGTTACCCTACTGATTACTTCACCAATAACCGGGTGGTTGCATTGCATTTAAGCCTTGTAATTTCTAATTTGCTATGGCAGTTCCACACACGGTTAACTTACACAAATAATTACGGAACTTTTGGAACTAGCGAAAATGGGCATACTGCCGGCGAAAGACATACGCCCCCTATTTACGGTATTTTCCCACAGACTCCACAATTTATGGGATACGTTAAAATAGTACGAAATCTGAGGAAGGATACTATTTTATCACTTACGATTGCTGCTGATAGCGGCAAATTGCTACACGCTTCGCAAGGTATGTTTTTAACGGCCGCGAAGGCTTTTCGATGA